The following are from one region of the Capsicum annuum cultivar UCD-10X-F1 chromosome 1, UCD10Xv1.1, whole genome shotgun sequence genome:
- the LOC107858853 gene encoding uncharacterized protein LOC107858853, with translation MNGVVKAANLNYGGYCTTIRTSTGETPYMLVYGSEAVIPTEVEIPSLRVIQEVGLDDVEWIHSRIEQLMLIDKKRLDAVCHGQLYQNRMIKAFNKKVKPRRFTPGQLVLKKIFPHQDEAKGKFVPNWQGPYIVHRVLSGGAVILA, from the coding sequence ATGAATGGAGTAGTTAAAGCTGCAAATCTTAATTATGGTGGATATTGCaccacaattagaacttctactGGGGAAACTCCCTACATGTTGGTTTATGGGTCGGAAGCAGTGATACCTACAGAAGTAGAGATACCTTCATTGAGAGTCATTCAGGAGGTTGGTCTAGATGACGTTGAATGGATTCATAGTAGAATCGAGCAGTTGATGCTCATTGACAAGAAGAGATTGGATGCGGTTTGTCATGGTCAACTCTATCAAAATAGAATGATCAAGGCGTTCAACAAGAAAGTCAAGCCTCGTCGATTCACACCAGGACAATTAGTATTGAAGAagatattccctcaccaagatgAAGCCAAAGGAAAATTTGtgccaaattggcaaggtccttACATAGTTCACCGAGTACTCTCAGGAGGAGCAGTGATCCTCGCATAA
- the LOC107858863 gene encoding uncharacterized protein LOC107858863 yields the protein MFFDEVANFKGVKIRAVLVSKTGQHYPISVKIRFPYTNNIAEYEACILGLRMAVDMDIKELLVIGDSNLLIHQVQGEWTTKNVKILPYVECVKELSKRFMKIEFKHVPRIQNEFADALATLSLMSQYLDKNYIDPIKVEIHGQQAYSFHVDEETDGKPWYYDIKRLLRAGGYPEGATDK from the coding sequence ATGTTCTTCGATGAAGTAGCGAACTTCAAAGGAGTTAAAATTAGAGCAGTCCTAGTTTCAAAAACAGGTCAACACTACCCAATATCGGTAAAGATTAGGTTTCCTTACACAAATAACATAGcagaatatgaggcttgcattctCGGGCTTAGGATGGCAGTAGACATGGACATTAAAGAGCTATTGGTGATAGGAGATTCAAATTTGTTGATCCATCAGGTGCAAGGAGAATGGACCACAAAGAATGTCAAAATCCTTCCTTATGTGGAATGTGTTAAGGAATTGAGCAAAAGGTTTATGAAGATCGAATTCAAGCATGTCCCTCGAATTcaaaatgagtttgctgatgcCTTGGCGACACTATCTTTAATGAGTCAGTATCTAGATAAGAATTACATTGATCCCATAAAAGTGGAAATACACGGCCAACAAGCCTATTCTTTCCATGTAGATGAAGAGACAGATGGAAAGCCGTGGTACTACGACATTAAGAGGTTACTTAGAGCAGGAGGATATCCAGAAGGTGCTACTGACAAGTAG